The Pseudomonas sp. TH06 genome contains the following window.
GTTGCTGGACAAACTGGTCAACGACGAACCGCTGCCGCTGGATATCACGCCGTTCCTCGCCGACCGCTTCGAGAAGGCCCCGGTGAAGCAATCACTCGAACTGGAGATGGCCTGACACAACCCCCTGTAGGAGTGAGCCTGCTCGCGATTGCAATCCGTCAGTAACGAATAAGCTGACTGACACACCGCCATCGCGAGCAGGCTCACTCCTACAGGTTTTGCGGCGCTGGCAGATTTTATGAGCGCCAGGCTCCCACATTTTGATATGTCCAAGAAGATCAGGTGTTGCGCGATTCTTCTTCGAGTTGATCCGACTCAAACAACCGCGCCAGCTCCGCCCGGGCTTCCTGGGCGGTTTGCAGGACTTTGGCGGCGTCGTCGTACACCGCGTGTTGCGCTTCCAGCACCTGTTCGTCGTGGTGCTTGAAGCGCTTGATCCGCGCATCGGCCTGCGCCTGGGTCAAGCCGAGACCGACCAGCGTGCGCCGGCTCATTTCCAGACTTGAATAATAGGTTTCCCGAATCGCCTCTGCGCCGACGTCGACCAAGCGATGTACATGCTGACGGTTGCGCGCCCGGGCGATGATTTTCATGTGCGGGTAGAGTTTGCGCACCACCTCGGCGGTCTTGATGTTGGTCTCCGGATCATCCGTGGCAATCACAAAATATTCCGCCTCGCCGACCTTGGCCGCATGGAGGATTTCCGGGCGCATCGGGTCGCCATAGAACACCGGCACACCGCCGAAACTGCGCGACAGTTCGATGGTTTCCACCGAGGTGTCCAGCGCCACGAACTTGATGTTCTGCGCACGCAGAATCCGCGCGACGATCTGGCCCATCCGGCCCATGCCGGCGATCACCACACGCGGGGTGTCGGTGTCGATCTCGCGGAATTTCTGTGGCACTTCCACGGGCTGCACCTTGGGGCTGACCAGCCGCGCGCAGATCAACAGCAACAGCGGCGTCAAGGCCATCGACAGGGTAATAGTCAGCACCAGCAAGTCGTACAGGCGCGGCTCGAACAGGCCCTGATCGCGGCCGATCTTGAACACCACAAAAGCAAACTCACCGCCCGCCGCGAGGACGATGCCGAGGCGAATCGCGCTGATCTTGTTTAACCCGCCGGCCAGGCGTCCCACCACAAACAGCAGCGGCAGCTTCAGGCCGATCAACAGCAGCGTCAGGCCCAACACGGTGACTGGTGCACTGAGCAGCAGACTCAGATTGGCGCCCATGCCGACACTGATGAAAAACAGCCCCAGCAGCAGGCCCTTGAACGGCTCGATCTGCGCTTCCAGTTCATGACGATATTCCGAGTCCGCCAGCAGCAGCCCGGCAAGAAATGCCCCCAACGCCATCGATACACCGACCAGATCCATCAGCCACGCCGTACCGATCACCACCAGCAGCGCCGTGGCCGTGGACACTTCCGGCAGACCGGTTTTCGCCACCACGCGGAACACCGGGCGCAACAGATAACGCCCGCCGACCACCACCACGGCGATCCCGCCGAGCACTTGCAAACCGTGATTCAAACTCTCGGCATTGCTGGTGGTGTGATCAGCGCCCGCGAGCATCGGCACCAACGCAATCAACGGAATTGCGGCGATGTCCTGAAACAGCAAAATGGCGAACGCCAGGCGCCCGTGGGGGCTGGTCAGTTCCTTGCGCTCGGCAAGGCTTTGCAGGCCAAACGCGGTGGACGACAGCGCCAGACCCAACCCCAACACGATCGCACTGTTCAGCGGCTGGCCAAACACCAACAGCGCCAGTACGCCAATCACCGAAGCGGTCAGCAACACCTGGGCCATGCCAACGCCAAACACCGATTTGCGCATCACCCACAAGCGTCGTGGCGACAGCTCAAGGCCGATGATGAACAGCAGCAACACCACGCCCAGCTCGGAAATGTGCGCGACGCTTTGCGGATTGCCGATCAGGCCCAGCACCGACGGGCCGATGATCACCCCGGCAAACAGATAACCGAGTACCGCGCCCAATTGCAGGCGTTTGGCCAAAGGCACGGTGAGCACTGCGGCGAACAGAAACACAACGGCGGCTTGCAACAGATTGCCTTCATGGGGCATGGATTGACTCCTGACAACGGTACGGCGGGGGCGACAAGGATAAGGGCTGAATCGATTCAAGATCCACAGAAGATCCCGCCGCAGAACCGGTTTCACTGATCATGCGGCGTACGTCAGGTGGTATCGTGCGGGCCCCGACGCCAGGCGCAGCCGAAGCGTCAGTATCATCTCGATACCCCGTGACGTTACAAGGAGCTTCTCCAGAATGGATTTTAGAACCCTGCTGTGTGCCGGGCTTGTATGTATGACCGCAATTGATGCTCACGCCGAATCCTCGAATTTGCCCGGGCATTACTACCTGTCCGGCGTCATGGAAATGGGCGCCGAATTGCTGCTGCAGGCAGACGGGACGTTCAAGGCCGGGATGGAATACGGTTCCGCCAGCGGCATGGCCAACGGCAAGTGGTACGTCGAGGACGACGTCGTCACGCTGGAAAGCCAGGCCAGTGCGCAACCCGCCGAGGCGCTGGCCTTCGAAGAGCCCGGGGAAATCAGCCTGGCGCAACTGGAAGAAAACACCAGGCACTATCCGGATGAGCGCGCTGGCCTATGGCGCAACCACTATCTGTTAGAGATGCGCTATGCGCGTTTGCGTGAGGCGCCAAAGATCCAACCGGGTTTTGTCTACGTGCAGTTCGACCATGGCGACAGCGGTCCTTTGCCGTTGGAATCCGGCATCCCGGCCAGACTCTGGCTGCCTTACGATTCACAGAAAACCATCCGCAAGATCGGCTTCAGCACCGCCAAAAACACTGCGCCCGAGCAGTGGCTGCAGGTCTCGCCCGACACGCGTCTGTTCAGCTTCAACTGGAAAAAGCCCAAGCTTCAGCCCATCGTCATCGACAAGCCGCAGGAAGATAAACTGGCCGATGCACAACGGTTTTTACCCGAGGATGAGCAAGGCCGAATTCAGAATCACTACTTGATCGAGCTGTTCCATTACGACCCGGTACCCGCGCCGCCGATCAAACCGGTCGACGTGTATTGGCAGTTTGCCGATGGGTCAACTCAGCAGCAGGTCTGGACCGACTCAACTCAGGCCCGGTTGAAGCTGCCCTATACCGGCGCCAGTCCTTTGCAGAAACTGGGCTTGCGCACGCATGGGGCGACCGAGGACGTGCAGTGGTTTGACGTTGGCGCTGACACGCGTTTACTCAAGGTGCAGTGGCAGCCTGATCGTGGTCCCGGAGAGTTGGCGGCGATGTTTGAGGATCTGCAATTGCAGGTCGAGCCCAACTGTCTGGCGGTGAGTGGATGGAGTGACAAGGCCTGTTTCCGTCGGCGCTGATGGTGTGACGCGGCATTACCCGAACCCGCCCTTGTGGCGGGTTTTTACTGGTCGGCGGCTGTAACAAATTGCATCAATTGGTTACATTTATAACCTCTGCGAATCAATCCTCCGAGTGCGTCCATGGCCATCAACTTCGACCTCAACGACCTGCAAGCCTTTCGCGCCGTGGTCGAGCAGGGCAGTTTCCGTAAGGCCGCCGACACTGTGCGCCTGTCGCAACCGGCGCTGAGCCGACGCATCGAAAAACTCGAAGACGCCCTCGGCGTAAAACTGTTCGAACGCACCACGCGCAAAGTCAGCCTGACCCAGGCCGGACGTGGCTTCATGCCCAGCGTCGAACGCCTGCTCGATGACCTCGACGTGGCATTGCTCGGCATCAGCGAAGTCGCCTCGACCCGATTGGGTCACGTCACTGTCGCTTGCGTGCCTTCCGCCGCGTACTACTTCATGCCCCGCGTCGTTGCGCGTTATCACCAGCAGTTCCCACGGATCAAAGTCAAAGTGCTCGACTCCAGCGCCCACGATGTCTTGAGCGCAGTGGTCAATGGCGAAGCCGATTTCGGTTTGAGTTTCATGGGCACCCAGGAAGCCAAAGTCGAATTCGAACCGCTGGTGCAGGAAAGCTACGTGGTCGCCTGTCGCCGTGATCATCCGCTGGCCGGGCGCGCCAGCGTGACGTGGGACGAGTTTTATCAGCAGGATTACATCTCGCTGGACAAGACTTCGGGCAACCGTTTCCTGCTCGATCAGGCCTTGAGCAGCGTGGTGCCGCAGCGACAGAGCATCTGCGAAACCCGTCATGTGACAACGATGATTGGCTTGGTCGAGGCGGGGTTGGGCGTGGCCGCGGTGCCGTTGATGGCAATGCCCGGGCCGGATCATCCGATCCTGACGCGGGTGCCGCTGACCGACCCGCAAGTGATGCGCAGTGTCGGCATTATCAAGCGCCGGGATCGCACGTTGACCCCGGCGGCATTGGAGCTGGAGCGGCTGGTGGTGGCGATGAAAGTCCAGCCGCCGACGATCAACGCTTGACCGAGTCCAGCCCGGTGGCTTGCACGTCCGCCTGCGCAGCCGGTGCGGCGAGGTAGGTGAGGAGGGCTTTTGCCTCTTCCGGATGCTGCGCACCGACCGGAATCCCGGCCGCGAACCGCGTCACCGACTGCACCGACTCCGGAATCTTCGCCACAAAACTCACCCCCGGCACCGGCAACAACTCGCTGACTTGCTGAAAGCCCAACTGATAGTCGCCCGTGGCGACCACCGAACCCACGGGGATTTTCGGGATCATGTGCGCTTTCGGTTTCAGCTGTTCTTCGATCCCCAGTTTCTTGAACAACTGCTGCTCGATGTACACACCGCTGGCGCTGTCGGAATAGGCCACTGATTGCGCGTCGAGCAGGGTTTGCTTGAGCGCTTCGACGCTGCCGATGTCCGGTTTTGGCGCGCCTTCACGCACCACCAGGCCGATCCGCGAATCTGCCAGCTCGACCCGCGAGGCCGGGTCGACCTTGCCCTGTTTGATCAAGTCATCGAGGGCGTAGCCGACCATGATCACCACGTCGGCGTGCTCGCCGCGCGCGAGACGATTGGGGATCGCCTCGGGGGCTTTGCCCATCGACGGGCCGAGGGTGGTGTCGAGGGTGTTGCCGGTGGCCGCCGCGAACTTCGGTCCGAGGATTTTGTAAGCGGCGGTAAAGCCACCGGAAGTCATCACGCGCACCTCTTCGGCCTGCGCCAAGGCACTGAAAGCAAGGAGGGTGAGGGCGGTCAGGTTGAATAGCTTTTTCATCTCGATCGCTCCTTATGCCGTCGCCGGTTGCAGACGACCGCCCGCGCGGCGATAGAGGTACAGCGTGGCGCACAAGGCACACAGCGCACCGACACTCATCCAGTAACCCGGTGCGGCTTTGTCGCCGGTGTACTGAATCAGGAAAGTCGACATTGCCGGCGTGAAACCGCCGAAAATTGCGGTGGCCAGGCTGTAGGCGAGGGAGAACCCGGCGACCCGAACTTCCACCGGCATGATCTCGGTGAGCGCCGGAATCATCGCGCCGTTGTACAGGCCGTAGATAAACGACAGCCACAACAACGACAGCAGCATGTGGCTGAAACTCGGTGCCTGCACCAGGTATGACAGCGCCGGATAGGTCGTGGCCAACGCCAGCAGCGACATGGCGATCAGTACCGGACGACGGCCGATACGATCAGACAGCATGCCGCCAATCGGCAGCCAGAAGAAGTTCGACACGCCGACCAGCAGCGTCACGAGCAACGCATCCGCGGTGCTCAGGTGCAGCACGGTTTTGCCGAAGGTCGGCGCGTAGACGGTGATCAGGTAGAACGCGGTCGTGGTCAGGGCGACCATCAGCATTCCGCCGAGCACCACCACCCAATTTTGGCCGAGGGTGCGGAACACTTCCTTCATGCTCGGGCGATGTTTGCGTGCGGCAAACTCTTCGGTTTCCGCCAGATTACGTCGCAGTAAAAAGATGAACGGCACGATCATGCAGCCAACAAAAAACGGAATCCGCCAGCCCCAGTCGGCAATCACATCGGGGGCCATCCACGCATTCAGGGCATAGCCCAGCGCCGCCGCAACGATGATTGCCACTTGCTGACTGGCCGACTGCCAGGCGGTGAAGAAACCTTTGCGGCCCGGCGTGGCGATCTCCGAGAGATACACCGACACCCCACCCAATTCCGCGCCAGCGGAGAAACCTTGAAGCAACCGCCCGATCAGTACCAATGCCGGTGCCAACAGACCGATCGATTCATAACCGGGCACCAGCACAATCAATATCGTGCCGCTGGCCATGATCGACAGGGTGACGATCAACCCTTTGCGCCGGCCGACGTCGTCGATGTACGCACCGAGCACGATGGCCCCCAGCGGGCGCATCAAAAAGCCTGCGCCGAACACGGCAGAGGTCATCATCAGGGAGGCGAACTCACTGCTCGCCGGAAAGAACACCGCCGCGATCTGCGTGGCGTAGAAGCCGAACAGAAAGAAGTCGAACTGTTCGAGGAAATTGCCCGAGGTCACCCGGAAAATGGCGCCGGCCCGCGAGCCGCCGTGTGGGATTGAGGCTGTCATAGAAAGTACTCCACCGCTTTTATGACGTGCGCGACGGGAGGGCGGCGCACGGTTTTTATTGGGGCGGATGGTGGCGCAGATGTAACAATCTGTTAATTGCATTGTTGGCATGGATTGATGTGCAAAGCGGATCAATCCCTCGTTGCCGAGGCACAGACCATTGTAGGAGTGAGCCTGCTCGCGAAAGCAATGTGCCAGTCAATGAAGATGTTGAATGTGCCGACCCCATCGCGAGCAGGCTCACTCCTACAGGTTTTGTTGCGCCTGAAAATTCTGCCTACACCACAGCCATCTGTAGGAGTGAGCCTGCTCGCGATGGCGGCCCAACTGACAACTACAATCCCCCAGCCAGCCCAGGTAAAAACAAGGAATGATTCCCGAGCCCGGCAGTCCGAGTTCAGGTATCACACATCTCAAGGAGGTTCACCGATGAATAGCAAAACCCTAATCGCCAGCCTGGCCCTCGTCGCCGGCATCGCCGGGATCAGCCCACTTGTTCAAGCGGCGCAAACCTCAAACAACACCGTCGAACATTCCCCCACCGGCGACCGTGAACTGACCATAGGCGACCGCGCGCCGGACGTTTATCAGCGTAGTGAAAAGGCCTTGAAAAATTGGAACCAGAAAGGATTGAAGCAG
Protein-coding sequences here:
- a CDS encoding substrate-binding domain-containing protein, translated to MKKLFNLTALTLLAFSALAQAEEVRVMTSGGFTAAYKILGPKFAAATGNTLDTTLGPSMGKAPEAIPNRLARGEHADVVIMVGYALDDLIKQGKVDPASRVELADSRIGLVVREGAPKPDIGSVEALKQTLLDAQSVAYSDSASGVYIEQQLFKKLGIEEQLKPKAHMIPKIPVGSVVATGDYQLGFQQVSELLPVPGVSFVAKIPESVQSVTRFAAGIPVGAQHPEEAKALLTYLAAPAAQADVQATGLDSVKR
- a CDS encoding monovalent cation:proton antiporter-2 (CPA2) family protein, whose amino-acid sequence is MPHEGNLLQAAVVFLFAAVLTVPLAKRLQLGAVLGYLFAGVIIGPSVLGLIGNPQSVAHISELGVVLLLFIIGLELSPRRLWVMRKSVFGVGMAQVLLTASVIGVLALLVFGQPLNSAIVLGLGLALSSTAFGLQSLAERKELTSPHGRLAFAILLFQDIAAIPLIALVPMLAGADHTTSNAESLNHGLQVLGGIAVVVVGGRYLLRPVFRVVAKTGLPEVSTATALLVVIGTAWLMDLVGVSMALGAFLAGLLLADSEYRHELEAQIEPFKGLLLGLFFISVGMGANLSLLLSAPVTVLGLTLLLIGLKLPLLFVVGRLAGGLNKISAIRLGIVLAAGGEFAFVVFKIGRDQGLFEPRLYDLLVLTITLSMALTPLLLLICARLVSPKVQPVEVPQKFREIDTDTPRVVIAGMGRMGQIVARILRAQNIKFVALDTSVETIELSRSFGGVPVFYGDPMRPEILHAAKVGEAEYFVIATDDPETNIKTAEVVRKLYPHMKIIARARNRQHVHRLVDVGAEAIRETYYSSLEMSRRTLVGLGLTQAQADARIKRFKHHDEQVLEAQHAVYDDAAKVLQTAQEARAELARLFESDQLEEESRNT
- a CDS encoding LysR family transcriptional regulator, which gives rise to MAINFDLNDLQAFRAVVEQGSFRKAADTVRLSQPALSRRIEKLEDALGVKLFERTTRKVSLTQAGRGFMPSVERLLDDLDVALLGISEVASTRLGHVTVACVPSAAYYFMPRVVARYHQQFPRIKVKVLDSSAHDVLSAVVNGEADFGLSFMGTQEAKVEFEPLVQESYVVACRRDHPLAGRASVTWDEFYQQDYISLDKTSGNRFLLDQALSSVVPQRQSICETRHVTTMIGLVEAGLGVAAVPLMAMPGPDHPILTRVPLTDPQVMRSVGIIKRRDRTLTPAALELERLVVAMKVQPPTINA
- a CDS encoding RcnB family protein; the protein is MNSKTLIASLALVAGIAGISPLVQAAQTSNNTVEHSPTGDRELTIGDRAPDVYQRSEKALKNWNQKGLKQPEDQSQWVQINDKYVLVKITNGTIMEIKPVER
- a CDS encoding MFS transporter, giving the protein MTASIPHGGSRAGAIFRVTSGNFLEQFDFFLFGFYATQIAAVFFPASSEFASLMMTSAVFGAGFLMRPLGAIVLGAYIDDVGRRKGLIVTLSIMASGTILIVLVPGYESIGLLAPALVLIGRLLQGFSAGAELGGVSVYLSEIATPGRKGFFTAWQSASQQVAIIVAAALGYALNAWMAPDVIADWGWRIPFFVGCMIVPFIFLLRRNLAETEEFAARKHRPSMKEVFRTLGQNWVVVLGGMLMVALTTTAFYLITVYAPTFGKTVLHLSTADALLVTLLVGVSNFFWLPIGGMLSDRIGRRPVLIAMSLLALATTYPALSYLVQAPSFSHMLLSLLWLSFIYGLYNGAMIPALTEIMPVEVRVAGFSLAYSLATAIFGGFTPAMSTFLIQYTGDKAAPGYWMSVGALCALCATLYLYRRAGGRLQPATA